The Pieris brassicae chromosome 7, ilPieBrab1.1, whole genome shotgun sequence genome includes the window atttttcaaaattctacataccggttatattgaccaaaatcaaaggtcccggctgaattctattgtattaggtactcAATAACAACGCCATCGGTTTTTTCGACCAAAATTATGAGTAGTCGTTATagcagattttgactgtagttttttttataatataactatatattttcagGATAAGGTATCATCACCATCTACAGAACGTaaaagacttaaaaataaagacgCAACGGGACTTAAGGTTAAACgcacaaaaaaaactactgaTGGTAATAGTCGAGGTGTAACACATGATAAAATGGATGTTGAAACATTTATTAGAAATGAAAAGCCTGTCCGATCACTACGTAAAGAAATTGATGAGGAAtatgattttgatattgaagatggcaatgtaataaatagggtggaagtgttaaaaaataatgtagtaCATGGAGAAATTATGGAAAGTACCTTATATGAAAGCCTCAAAGGAACTAATAACGGTATTGAAAGTGGTTATCCTGCCCaagagataaataaaaatgccacAGACTgtgatacaaataaaaaaattgacgaAGAAGTACCAAATCGAATAGTAGATATTGGAAACAGTTGTAATATTCTGAAAGAAAACAGTGAAATGTCCACCGAAAGCAATATAagtgatattaaaaatgatgagctaattaatgattttgaaGCAGCAACTAACGATGTTATCAAAGAGACATTTAATATCGCCACAGAAAGCGATACAATTGATAAAATTCaagatgtatttaaaattccgGAAGAAAGGGGAAAGTCTGAGGAAGTTACTGAACAATCACATGATATTCTTCAAGAAAATTGTGAAATATCTGAAAGTAATACCAGTGACATAAAACATGACAAATCCAGTGAATTAGAAGCAAAAATTGTTGAAGCAGATGTTGCCTgcacaaaaaataaaccttttacTTATGATTCAGATCTAGATACTAAGTTTAATGAAATGCAAGAAAAGGCAATGAAAAAGTTCAAAGGATCGTTCCTagatagtatattttaatgtcgTCTCTAAAGTTGTACATACCGTTATGTAATTCTTCgtgcaatatatatatttatatttccgtAGTATATAAGTCCAGTTCTCAATGtaggtataatttattttatatttattataaat containing:
- the LOC123711710 gene encoding uncharacterized protein LOC123711710, which codes for MYKIMLETLVLDKIPGKENICVKPKHKMYDHQIDGVRFLFKKWKNKSQIKPSDYCVLSFPPEQGKSVTVLLFLYAVRTHLCYPILILCKDNEEVLKWMINLKKWTGYREDDIAIDPNKALINKQIFIKKYSDVSKLGPFFRRTWSIAIIKTDEFVSLPLFHHVEFTIWLTSSDLTKNVSLLKSMHNWIMPKVEFEMHTEIVPKWKNEILKHSMLETFVLIRTATSLNCQDKVSSPSTERKRLKNKDATGLKVKRTKKTTDGNSRGVTHDKMDVETFIRNEKPVRSLRKEIDEEYDFDIEDGNVINRVEVLKNNVVHGEIMESTLYESLKGTNNGIESGYPAQEINKNATDCDTNKKIDEEVPNRIVDIGNSCNILKENSEMSTESNISDIKNDELINDFEAATNDVIKETFNIATESDTIDKIQDVFKIPEERGKSEEVTEQSHDILQENCEISESNTSDIKHDKSSELEAKIVEADVACTKNKPFTYDSDLDTKFNEMQEKAMKKFKGSFLDSIF